In Pithys albifrons albifrons isolate INPA30051 chromosome 8, PitAlb_v1, whole genome shotgun sequence, a single window of DNA contains:
- the LOC139675114 gene encoding carnosine N-methyltransferase 2, translated as MDPAPELKRNSFPSMNFEAEILTTPHDNSELYMIPPMRSLTAEEYVEAFKSFLDHSTEHQCMDEFNKEQMPNIMAGLGRGKTTINVLGVGSGTGEQDLKMIRILQAVHPGVLIDNEIVEPNPQHVAAYKELVNQAPDLQNVSFVWHQLTSSEYEQQVKEKGTHKKFDFIHMIQMLYRVEDVPNTIKFFHSCLDLHGKLLIIILSDSSGWANLWKKHRDCLPSTDSGHYITSSGITDVLKRLGVEYHVYEFPSGWDITECFIEGDAVGGLMMDFLTGTKNFLGTAPAALRQRLQEALCQPECSSTKDGRIIFSNNLSMIVVES; from the exons AGCTATACATGATCCCTCCCATGAGAAGCCTCACGGCTGAGGAGTATGTGGAGGCCTTTAAGTCCTTTTTGGATCATTCAACAGAGCACCAGTGCATGGACGAGTTCAACAAGGAACAAATGCCCAACATCATGGCTGG TCTTGGCCGCGGAAAAACAACTATAAATGTTCTAGGAGTTGGAAGTGGCACAG GTGAGCAGGATTTGAAAATGATCAGAATTCTGCAGGCTGTGCACCCAGGAGTCCTTATTGACAATGAAATTGTAGAGCCCAACCCACAGCACGTGGCAGCTTACAAAG AGTTAGTGAAtcaagctccagacctgcagaaTGTCTCTTTTGTTTGGCACCAGCTCACTTCCTCGGAGTACGAACAGCAGGTGAAAGAGAAAGGCACACATAAGAAATTTGACTTCATCCACATGATCCAG ATGCTGTACCGTGTGGAGGATGTTCCCAATACTATCAAGTTTTTCCACAGCTGCCTAGACCTTCATGGTAAACTCCTGATCATAATTTTATCAG ACAGCAGTGGGTGGGCCAACTTATGGAAGAAGCACAGGGACTGCCTGCCTTCCACTGACAGCGGCCACTACATCACCTCCAGCGGCATCACGGATGTTCTCAAGAGACTTGGAGTTGAGTACCACGTGTATGAGTTCCCGTCGGGCTGGGATATCACTGAGTGCTTCATCGAGGGCGATGCAGTTGGTGGCCTCATGATGGATTTCCTGACAGGAACAAAAAACTTCCTGGGCACGGCACCAGCGGCGCTGCGGCAGCGGCTGCAGGAGGCTCTGTGCCAGCCCGAGTGCAGCAGCACCAAGGACGGCAGGATCATCTTCAGCAACAACCTCAGCATGATCGTGGTGGAATCCTAA